Proteins encoded together in one Streptomyces sp. NA04227 window:
- the gyrB gene encoding DNA topoisomerase (ATP-hydrolyzing) subunit B — translation MLCQKGRFVADSGNPNENNPSLPADLADDLAEAAAESAYDASAITVLEGLDAVRKRPGMYIGSTGERGLHHLVYEVVDNSVDEALAGHADTIDVTILADGGVRVVDNGRGIPVGIVPSEGKPAVEVVLTVLHAGGKFGGGGYAVSGGLHGVGVSVVNALSTRVAVEVRTDGHRWTQDYKLGVPTAPLAQHEAIEKTGTSVTFWADGDIFDTTEYSFETLSRRFQEMAFLNKGLTINLTDERESAKATAGADTAGADAPEDVAEQVRTVSYHYEGGIVDFVKYLNSRKGDVIHPTVIDIDAEDKERMLSVEVAMQWNSGYSEGVYSFANTIHTHEGGTHEEGFRAALTSLINRYARDKKLLREKDDNLTGDDIREGLTAIISVKLGEPQFEGQTKTKLGNTEAKTFVQKVVHEHLTDWLDRNPNEAADIIRKSIQAATARVAARKARDLTRRKGLLETASLPGKLSDCQSNDPTKCEIFIVEGDSAGGSAKSGRNPEYQAILPIRGKILNVEKARIDKILQNQEIQALISAFGTGVHEDFDIEKLRYHKIILMADADVDGQHINTLLLTFLFRFMRPLVEAGHVFLSRPPLYKIKWTRDDFQYAYSDRERDALIELGRQNGKRIKEDSVQRFKGLGEMNAEELRITTMDQDHRVLGQVTLDDAAQADDLFSVLMGEDVEARRQFIQRNAKDVRFLDI, via the coding sequence GTGCTGTGCCAGAAAGGGCGCTTCGTGGCCGATTCCGGCAACCCCAACGAGAACAATCCGTCCCTCCCCGCGGACCTCGCCGACGACCTCGCGGAGGCGGCGGCGGAGTCGGCGTACGACGCGAGTGCCATCACGGTCCTCGAAGGGCTGGACGCGGTCCGCAAGCGCCCCGGCATGTACATCGGCTCCACCGGTGAGCGTGGCCTGCACCACCTCGTCTACGAGGTCGTCGACAACTCGGTCGACGAGGCCCTGGCCGGGCACGCGGACACCATCGACGTGACGATCCTCGCCGACGGCGGCGTGCGCGTCGTCGACAACGGCCGTGGCATCCCGGTGGGCATCGTCCCCTCCGAGGGCAAGCCGGCCGTCGAGGTCGTACTCACCGTGCTGCACGCGGGCGGCAAGTTCGGCGGTGGCGGTTACGCGGTCTCCGGTGGTCTGCACGGCGTGGGCGTCTCCGTGGTCAACGCGCTGTCGACGCGGGTCGCCGTCGAGGTCAGGACGGACGGCCACCGCTGGACGCAGGACTACAAGCTCGGTGTCCCCACCGCGCCCCTGGCCCAGCACGAGGCCATCGAGAAGACCGGAACGTCGGTCACCTTCTGGGCCGACGGCGACATCTTCGACACCACCGAGTACTCCTTCGAGACGCTCTCACGGCGCTTCCAGGAGATGGCGTTCCTCAACAAGGGACTGACCATCAACCTGACCGACGAGCGCGAGTCGGCGAAGGCGACGGCCGGTGCGGACACGGCGGGCGCGGACGCCCCCGAGGACGTCGCGGAGCAGGTGCGCACCGTCTCGTACCACTACGAGGGCGGCATCGTCGACTTCGTGAAGTACCTCAACTCCCGCAAGGGAGACGTGATCCACCCGACCGTCATCGACATCGACGCCGAGGACAAGGAGCGGATGCTCTCGGTCGAGGTCGCGATGCAGTGGAACAGCGGCTACAGCGAGGGTGTGTACTCCTTCGCCAACACCATCCACACCCATGAGGGCGGTACCCACGAGGAGGGCTTCCGCGCCGCGCTGACCTCGCTGATCAACCGGTACGCGCGCGACAAGAAGCTGCTGCGCGAGAAGGACGACAACCTCACCGGTGACGACATCCGCGAGGGTCTGACCGCGATCATCTCGGTCAAGCTGGGCGAGCCGCAGTTCGAGGGCCAGACCAAGACCAAGCTCGGCAACACCGAGGCCAAGACCTTCGTTCAGAAGGTGGTCCACGAGCACCTCACCGACTGGCTGGACCGCAACCCCAACGAGGCCGCGGACATCATCCGCAAGTCCATCCAGGCCGCCACGGCCCGCGTCGCCGCCCGCAAGGCGCGCGACCTGACCCGCCGCAAGGGCCTGCTCGAGACCGCCTCGCTGCCGGGCAAGCTCAGCGACTGCCAGTCCAACGACCCCACCAAGTGCGAGATCTTCATCGTCGAGGGTGACTCCGCCGGTGGCTCCGCCAAGTCCGGCCGCAACCCCGAGTACCAGGCCATCCTGCCGATCCGCGGCAAGATCCTGAACGTCGAGAAGGCCCGGATCGACAAGATCCTGCAGAACCAGGAGATCCAGGCGCTGATCTCGGCCTTCGGCACCGGAGTCCACGAGGACTTCGACATCGAGAAGCTCCGCTATCACAAGATCATCCTGATGGCGGACGCCGACGTCGACGGCCAGCACATCAACACCCTGCTGCTGACCTTCCTGTTCCGCTTCATGCGGCCGCTGGTCGAGGCGGGCCACGTCTTCCTCTCCCGGCCGCCGCTGTACAAGATCAAGTGGACCCGGGACGACTTCCAGTACGCGTACTCGGACCGTGAGCGCGACGCCCTGATCGAGCTCGGCCGCCAGAACGGCAAGCGCATCAAGGAGGACTCGGTCCAGCGCTTCAAGGGTCTCGGCGAGATGAACGCCGAGGAACTGCGGATCACGACCATGGACCAGGACCACCGCGTCCTCGGCCAGGTCACCCTCGACGACGCCGCCCAGGCCGACGACCTGTTCTCGGTCCTGATGGGCGAGGACGTCGAGGCCCGCCGCCAGTTCATCCAGCGCAACGCCAAGGATGTCCGCTTCCTCGACATCTGA
- a CDS encoding DUF721 domain-containing protein, translating into MARVALRAAKEQARARGDAAKQKKQARRGGGLRSGARADGRDPLPLGAAINRLISERGWETPAAVGGVMGRWPQIVGPDLARHCVPVSYSEGPGDASTPDKDRVLTVQCDSTAWATQLRLLAPQLVARLNEDLGHGTVRLISVRGPGGGPRRYGSLRAPGSKGPGDTYG; encoded by the coding sequence CTGGCCCGGGTCGCGCTGCGCGCCGCCAAGGAACAGGCGCGCGCCCGCGGGGACGCGGCGAAGCAGAAGAAGCAGGCCCGGCGCGGGGGCGGTCTGCGCTCCGGCGCGCGCGCCGACGGACGCGACCCGCTGCCGCTCGGCGCCGCCATCAACAGGCTGATCTCCGAGCGCGGCTGGGAGACCCCGGCCGCGGTCGGCGGGGTGATGGGCCGCTGGCCGCAGATCGTCGGCCCCGATCTGGCCCGGCACTGCGTCCCGGTGAGCTACTCCGAGGGTCCTGGGGACGCGAGCACACCCGACAAGGACCGCGTCCTGACCGTCCAGTGCGACTCCACCGCCTGGGCGACCCAACTGCGCCTGCTGGCCCCGCAACTGGTCGCGCGCCTCAACGAGGACCTGGGCCACGGCACCGTACGACTGATCTCGGTACGCGGTCCCGGCGGTGGTCCGCGGCGCTACGGAAGCCTTCGCGCGCCCGGCAGCAAGGGCCCGGGCGACACCTACGGATGA
- the recF gene encoding DNA replication/repair protein RecF, translating to MHVTHLSLADFRSYARAEVALDPGVTAFVGPNGQGKTNLVEAVGYLANLSSHRVSSDAPLVRAGAERAVIRGAVRQGERQQLIELELNPGRANRARINRSSQVRPRDVLGILRTVLFAPEDLALVKGDPGERRRFLDELVTMRSPRMAGVRSDYDRVLKQRNTLLKSAALARRHAGRKMDMSTLEVWDQHLARAGAELLAQRLSLIAALQPLADKAYEQLAPGGGPLGLEYKPSAPGEGHSREELYEQLLAALAEVRTQEVERGVTLAGPHRDDLLLKLGQLPAKGYASHGESWSYALALRLASYDLLRAESPYASEEPVAEGGRREGEPVLILDDVFAELDARRRDRLAELVAPGEQVLVTAAVDEDVPGVLRGARFRVGDGEVSRA from the coding sequence GTGCATGTCACTCATCTGTCGCTCGCCGACTTCCGCTCGTACGCCCGGGCCGAGGTGGCGCTCGACCCGGGCGTCACCGCGTTCGTGGGTCCCAACGGGCAGGGCAAGACCAACCTCGTGGAGGCGGTCGGCTATCTCGCCAACCTCTCCAGCCACCGGGTCTCCTCGGACGCCCCGCTGGTGCGCGCCGGTGCCGAACGGGCCGTGATCCGGGGCGCGGTGCGCCAGGGCGAGCGGCAGCAGCTCATCGAGCTTGAGCTGAACCCGGGCCGCGCCAACCGCGCCAGGATCAACCGGTCCTCGCAGGTCAGACCGCGTGACGTACTCGGCATCCTGCGCACCGTGCTGTTCGCGCCGGAGGACCTGGCACTGGTCAAGGGCGACCCGGGCGAGCGGCGCCGGTTCCTGGACGAGCTGGTCACCATGCGCTCACCGCGGATGGCCGGGGTCCGCTCCGACTACGACCGGGTGCTCAAGCAGCGCAACACCCTGCTGAAGTCCGCGGCCCTGGCCCGCCGGCACGCCGGACGCAAGATGGACATGTCCACCCTGGAGGTCTGGGACCAGCACCTCGCCCGCGCGGGCGCCGAACTCCTCGCCCAGCGGCTCTCGCTGATCGCGGCACTGCAACCGCTCGCGGACAAGGCCTACGAGCAACTGGCGCCCGGCGGCGGCCCGTTGGGCCTGGAGTACAAGCCCTCCGCGCCCGGCGAGGGACACAGCCGCGAGGAGCTGTACGAGCAACTGCTCGCCGCGCTCGCCGAGGTGCGCACCCAGGAGGTCGAACGCGGGGTCACCCTCGCCGGACCGCACCGCGACGACCTGCTCCTCAAGCTGGGCCAACTGCCCGCCAAGGGCTACGCGAGCCACGGCGAGTCCTGGTCGTACGCGCTGGCGCTCCGGCTGGCCTCGTACGACCTGTTGCGCGCGGAGAGCCCGTACGCGAGCGAGGAGCCGGTGGCCGAGGGCGGGCGCCGGGAGGGCGAGCCGGTGCTGATCCTGGACGACGTCTTCGCGGAACTCGACGCGCGCCGCCGCGACCGGCTCGCGGAACTGGTCGCCCCCGGCGAGCAGGTCCTGGTGACGGCGGCGGTGGACGAGGACGTGCCCGGGGTGCTGCGCGGGGCGCGGTTCCGGGTCGGCGACGGCGAGGTGAGCCGGGCGTGA
- the gnd gene encoding phosphogluconate dehydrogenase (NAD(+)-dependent, decarboxylating): MELGLVGLGKMGGNMRERIRRAGHTVIGYDRNPDVADVGSLEELVQRLSGPRVVWVMVPAGEATQSTVDALAELLEPGDVVVDGGNSRWTDDEKHAEELAARGIGFVDCGVSGGVWGLENGYALMYGGDPENVAKVQPVFDALKPAGDFGSVHAGKVGAGHFAKMVHNGIEYAMMQAYAEGWELLEKVDSVTDVREVFRSWQEGTVIRSWLLDLAVNALDDDEHLDQLRGYAQDSGEGRWTVEAAIDNAVPLPAITASLFARFASRQEDSPQMKMIAALRNQFGGHAVEKNKPGGA; the protein is encoded by the coding sequence TCGGATACGACCGCAACCCGGATGTGGCGGACGTCGGCAGCCTGGAGGAACTGGTCCAGCGGCTGAGCGGCCCGCGTGTGGTGTGGGTGATGGTCCCGGCCGGTGAGGCCACCCAGTCCACCGTCGACGCGCTCGCCGAGCTGCTCGAACCCGGCGACGTGGTGGTGGACGGCGGCAACTCCCGCTGGACCGACGACGAGAAGCACGCCGAGGAACTGGCCGCCCGCGGCATCGGGTTCGTCGACTGCGGCGTCTCCGGCGGCGTCTGGGGCCTGGAGAACGGCTACGCCCTGATGTACGGCGGCGACCCGGAGAACGTGGCCAAGGTGCAGCCCGTCTTCGACGCCCTCAAGCCGGCGGGCGACTTCGGCTCGGTGCACGCCGGAAAGGTGGGCGCCGGCCACTTCGCGAAGATGGTCCACAACGGCATCGAGTACGCCATGATGCAGGCCTATGCCGAGGGCTGGGAGCTGCTGGAGAAGGTCGACTCGGTGACCGACGTGCGCGAGGTCTTCCGCTCCTGGCAGGAGGGCACGGTCATCCGTTCCTGGCTGCTCGACCTCGCCGTGAACGCCCTCGACGACGACGAGCACCTGGACCAGCTGCGCGGTTACGCACAGGACTCCGGCGAGGGCCGGTGGACCGTGGAAGCGGCCATCGACAACGCGGTGCCGCTGCCCGCCATCACCGCCTCGCTCTTCGCGCGCTTCGCCTCCCGCCAGGAGGACTCCCCGCAGATGAAGATGATCGCCGCGCTGCGCAACCAGTTCGGCGGGCACGCGGTGGAGAAGAACAAGCCCGGCGGCGCCTGA